In the genome of Verrucomicrobiia bacterium, one region contains:
- a CDS encoding prepilin peptidase, with amino-acid sequence MRLDVIFNSANWGMPFHFWSAVFFIFGCVVGSFLNVVIHRLPLEESIVSPPSHCPHCKYSIPWYLNIPLVTWLYLGGKCANCGAPISIRYFLVELLTGITFLACWIGFGPYMASIAIVYCIFLAGLIAATFIDFEHYIIPDEITIGGAVVGFLCSLLVPPLHGTHSPGMGLWRSFQGIAVGAGLFYAVLRLGKLFFGKQKMSLPSGSKIIFTETAIVLPEQEILYEELFYRKSDSVRLQAGTAELSDRCYRDVSVRLTPGKLFIGEDELIPEEVPYLEVVTDNVVLPREAMGLGDVKFMAAIGAFLGWQAVIFTLMASSIIGSVIMLTLVALKRHSLSARLPYGPYIAVAAVLWIFGGHGWWNSFWSMR; translated from the coding sequence ATGCGGCTTGACGTCATTTTTAATTCCGCCAACTGGGGCATGCCGTTCCATTTTTGGTCCGCGGTATTTTTTATCTTTGGTTGCGTGGTGGGAAGTTTCCTTAACGTCGTCATTCATCGGCTGCCGCTGGAGGAAAGCATCGTCTCGCCGCCTTCGCATTGTCCGCACTGCAAATATTCCATTCCCTGGTATTTGAATATCCCGCTGGTCACCTGGCTCTACCTTGGCGGTAAATGCGCGAATTGCGGGGCGCCGATTTCCATCCGATATTTTCTTGTTGAACTGCTGACGGGCATCACGTTTCTGGCTTGCTGGATCGGCTTCGGCCCTTACATGGCATCCATCGCCATCGTCTATTGCATTTTCCTCGCGGGTTTAATCGCCGCCACCTTCATTGATTTCGAGCATTACATTATTCCTGACGAAATCACCATCGGCGGCGCGGTGGTTGGATTTTTATGCTCATTACTCGTGCCGCCGCTTCACGGCACGCATTCACCCGGCATGGGGTTGTGGCGCAGCTTTCAAGGAATCGCCGTGGGAGCGGGATTGTTTTACGCTGTGCTGCGATTGGGAAAACTTTTTTTTGGCAAACAAAAAATGAGTTTGCCTTCCGGTTCAAAAATTATTTTTACGGAAACTGCGATCGTGCTGCCCGAGCAGGAAATTCTTTACGAAGAATTATTTTACCGCAAATCCGACAGTGTGCGTTTGCAGGCCGGCACGGCGGAGTTGAGCGACCGTTGTTATCGCGATGTCTCGGTGCGACTGACGCCGGGGAAACTTTTTATCGGTGAGGATGAATTGATTCCCGAGGAAGTGCCTTACCTTGAGGTCGTCACCGACAATGTCGTATTGCCGCGCGAAGCGATGGGCCTCGGCGATGTGAAATTCATGGCGGCGATCGGCGCGTTCCTCGGCTGGCAGGCGGTGATATTTACCTTGATGGCCAGTTCGATCATCGGCTCGGTCATCATGCTCACACTCGTCGCGTTAAAACGCCATTCCCTTTCGGCGCGGCTGCCTTACGGACCCTACATCGCGGTCGCCGCGGTGTTGTGGATCTTCGGCGGCCACGGTTGGTGGAACTCGTTCTGGTCAATGCGCTGA
- a CDS encoding NADH-quinone oxidoreductase subunit M, with the protein MLAWTVYISFIGVVALMLLPPNRPQLACGVALLAALLGLLLGVLGIKAHGGGMQTVAQVPWIPSLGITYYLGADGISLTLVLLTGIAAVVGVLFSWNIETRAKEFFAFYLALIGGVYGVFLSFDLFLLFVFYELAIIPKYFLVAIWGSTKREYGAMKLALYSFVGSAMVLIGIIAAYVVAGAKTMNLMELAAFPFPETFQHWAFPLVFIGFAILAGLWPFHTWAPTGHVAAPTAASMLLAGVVMKLGAYGALRVAMTLFPAGLLYWHDTIGLLAVIGIVYGAMVALVQKDFKFVIGYSSVSHMGFVLLGLMTINAIGLNGAVLQMFSHGIIAGLLFAVVGRMVYDRTHTRDLTMLEGMNLGKSLPFAAGVFAIAGFASMGLPGFSGFAAELQVLIGAWDAFPTFAALAGLGILIGVAYTLRAMHNAFFGEPVEEFEIMAQELPPITMPERVGAVILLATTVIIGLFPNLLLKLIADGFNTPLFDGLRKVGGW; encoded by the coding sequence ATGCTGGCCTGGACTGTCTATATCTCGTTCATCGGAGTCGTGGCGTTGATGCTGCTGCCGCCGAACCGTCCGCAACTCGCCTGCGGTGTGGCGCTGTTGGCAGCGTTGCTTGGCCTCCTGCTCGGAGTTCTTGGAATCAAGGCGCACGGCGGGGGAATGCAAACCGTCGCGCAAGTCCCGTGGATTCCCAGTCTCGGCATCACTTACTATCTCGGCGCGGACGGCATCAGTCTCACGCTTGTTTTGCTTACCGGCATCGCGGCGGTCGTGGGCGTTTTGTTTTCCTGGAATATCGAGACGCGCGCCAAGGAATTCTTCGCCTTCTATCTCGCCTTGATCGGCGGGGTGTACGGTGTGTTCCTCAGCTTCGATTTATTTTTGCTCTTCGTGTTTTACGAACTCGCCATCATTCCAAAATATTTTCTTGTCGCCATTTGGGGTTCCACCAAACGCGAATACGGTGCGATGAAACTCGCTCTCTATTCGTTCGTCGGCAGTGCGATGGTCTTGATCGGCATCATCGCCGCTTACGTGGTTGCCGGCGCGAAAACCATGAACCTCATGGAACTCGCGGCGTTCCCATTTCCTGAAACTTTCCAGCACTGGGCATTTCCGCTTGTGTTCATCGGCTTCGCCATTCTCGCCGGCTTGTGGCCGTTCCATACCTGGGCGCCGACCGGCCATGTGGCGGCGCCGACTGCCGCTTCAATGCTGCTCGCCGGTGTGGTGATGAAACTCGGCGCGTACGGCGCGTTGCGCGTGGCCATGACTTTGTTTCCCGCCGGACTGCTTTACTGGCACGATACCATCGGATTGCTTGCCGTGATCGGAATCGTTTACGGTGCGATGGTTGCGCTGGTGCAAAAGGATTTCAAATTCGTCATCGGCTATTCCAGCGTCAGCCACATGGGTTTCGTGCTGCTCGGCTTGATGACGATCAACGCCATCGGATTGAACGGCGCGGTGCTGCAAATGTTTTCGCACGGCATCATCGCCGGGTTGCTCTTCGCCGTCGTCGGGCGAATGGTTTACGATCGCACCCACACGCGCGACCTTACGATGCTTGAGGGCATGAACCTCGGTAAATCACTGCCCTTCGCGGCGGGTGTTTTTGCCATTGCCGGATTTGCCTCCATGGGCTTACCGGGCTTCAGCGGTTTCGCCGCCGAACTGCAAGTGCTCATTGGCGCGTGGGACGCCTTTCCCACGTTCGCCGCGCTCGCCGGTTTGGGCATCCTGATCGGCGTCGCCTACACTTTGCGCGCGATGCACAATGCATTTTTCGGCGAGCCGGTTGAAGAATTTGAAATCATGGCGCAGGAATTACCTCCCATCACCATGCCTGAACGCGTTGGGGCGGTGATTCTTCTCGCAACCACCGTCATCATCGGCCTCTTCCCGAATCTGCTGCTGAAGCTCATCGCTGATGGCTTCAACACACCGCTTTTCGACGGCCTGAGAAAGGTGGGTGGCTGGTGA
- a CDS encoding bifunctional YncE family protein/alkaline phosphatase family protein: protein MAISVHAAPIAVTGQWDFKYGDLRATVGADLQYVGDTSNVTSFTIAKINGQPAQVMSFGGNSVGRGFYMRHGAAPNGGGQFVNQYTIVMDVMYSTINSSQLHPLLQSDPFNPPGIDAQFYVGSNQSAGPDGIGANDQFSGTLSANVWYRIAFAVDLTAPSGQQLTKYVNGTMVGSQSLAGGVDGHYALGPTAQLFTTGTATGGATTQPGYVNSIQFLNGCLSPQAILVLGGPTANGIQSGAPRLQITTANTLMPATKFIWPGRYSPNLQIQQTTNLADPASWQSVGLVSSTQTLEVPTAQLNIGSAGTVSFFRVGGPFVTNVDPGATVEGDISVNWNGVETQVVPTKQILHTPGKSVLFGGLGLDIALSPDGTTAYVKNNNSLIVVDVATWKRLQSVRYPGSLGSFHGIAVSTDGMHVYVTASAYELYDFAIATNRVATFSRTIALPAYCDPCGIALSADGTNAYVCLNKSNSIAIVNLAIGMITGQIKVGMAPWGIALSPNGNTAYVSDWGGRVPVKGDLTLNSAGSQIVVDARGIAASGTLSVVDLTQNLEVAEIPTGLHPSDVTLSQDGSTLYVANANSDTVTVINTQTLAVQETILMRPDPSLPFGSASDAVTLSPDGTILYVANGGNNAVAVVELPNGQHTNSIILGFIPTDWYPGALATDGTNLFIANTKGQGSANGTAITTTGTVDKIPLPTPEVLDKYTAQVQENSRVPQMLQTQLAPVAGQAPVPVPVHTGEPSVFQHVLYVIKENKTYDQMFGDIPQGNGASNLCIYPQVTTPNHHALATQFVLLDNYYCNGVYSTDGHAWCTEANATDYFEKGIGALNRAGQIGADPLMYSSSGFIWNNVLQHGLTFHNHGVFGQAGMSPASTWLQVYSDYANQTGLIGFYNSIGNAPVLPKYSSTNVSGFNLSIPDQIRADGFLREFNTAQSSGVWPTFNMLYLPDDHTAGSTVGYPTPRAQLADNDLALGRVIEAVTKSIFWTNTVIFVIEDDAQGGYDHVDGHRSICLVISPYTKRAQTVSTFFNQTGLIHTMEQIMGLPPMNQMDAMGPLMGDCFMAQPDYTPYTALPNQVALNEMNPGTLSSMSRQDLHWARLSAKQDFSKADVANDDELNRIIWHSVKGNARYPSEYVGPHGKGLKTLGLIVSKNHHDDDDDD, encoded by the coding sequence TTGGCGATTTCGGTTCATGCCGCGCCGATAGCCGTCACCGGCCAGTGGGATTTTAAATATGGCGACCTGCGCGCGACGGTTGGGGCGGACTTGCAATACGTCGGCGACACTTCGAACGTCACAAGTTTCACCATTGCAAAAATAAACGGCCAGCCCGCGCAAGTGATGAGCTTCGGCGGGAATTCGGTCGGACGCGGATTTTATATGCGGCATGGCGCTGCTCCCAATGGTGGAGGCCAATTCGTCAATCAATACACGATTGTCATGGATGTGATGTATTCGACGATTAACAGTTCGCAGTTGCATCCCCTGCTCCAGTCGGACCCATTCAACCCGCCAGGCATAGATGCGCAATTTTATGTCGGCAGCAACCAGTCGGCAGGACCCGATGGCATTGGAGCTAATGATCAATTTAGCGGCACACTAAGCGCAAATGTTTGGTATCGGATCGCATTTGCAGTGGATCTGACAGCGCCATCCGGGCAGCAACTAACGAAATACGTGAATGGGACGATGGTTGGCTCGCAATCGCTGGCAGGCGGCGTGGATGGGCATTACGCACTTGGCCCGACCGCGCAACTTTTTACGACCGGAACGGCGACTGGCGGAGCGACTACTCAACCGGGTTACGTCAACAGCATTCAATTTCTCAACGGCTGTCTTTCGCCCCAAGCCATCTTGGTGCTGGGCGGTCCCACGGCAAATGGAATTCAATCGGGGGCTCCGCGATTACAAATCACCACGGCAAATACTCTCATGCCGGCAACAAAATTTATCTGGCCTGGACGCTATAGCCCGAATCTGCAAATTCAGCAAACAACCAACCTTGCCGATCCAGCGTCGTGGCAAAGTGTCGGACTCGTCAGTTCAACGCAAACGCTGGAAGTTCCGACGGCCCAATTAAATATCGGCTCGGCTGGCACAGTCAGTTTTTTCCGAGTGGGCGGCCCATTCGTTACGAATGTTGATCCGGGAGCCACCGTTGAAGGCGATATTTCGGTGAATTGGAACGGCGTCGAGACCCAAGTGGTGCCGACGAAACAGATTTTGCATACGCCGGGAAAATCAGTTTTGTTCGGCGGGCTGGGATTGGACATTGCGTTGTCACCGGATGGCACAACCGCGTATGTGAAAAACAACAACAGCCTGATCGTAGTGGACGTGGCTACATGGAAGCGGCTTCAGTCCGTGCGTTATCCTGGCAGCCTGGGATCGTTCCACGGAATCGCGGTCAGCACGGACGGCATGCACGTTTATGTCACGGCGTCGGCGTACGAACTCTATGATTTCGCCATTGCGACCAATCGCGTCGCGACTTTTTCAAGGACGATTGCGCTTCCGGCTTATTGCGATCCCTGTGGCATCGCATTGTCCGCGGATGGAACCAATGCTTATGTCTGTCTCAATAAAAGCAACTCGATCGCCATTGTGAATTTGGCGATTGGCATGATCACGGGTCAAATTAAAGTCGGCATGGCGCCTTGGGGCATCGCGCTTTCGCCGAATGGGAACACGGCGTATGTCTCCGATTGGGGTGGCCGCGTGCCCGTTAAGGGCGATTTGACCTTAAATTCCGCCGGTTCTCAAATCGTGGTGGACGCACGCGGAATAGCGGCAAGCGGCACGTTGTCCGTGGTGGATTTGACGCAGAATCTGGAGGTGGCAGAGATTCCAACCGGCTTGCATCCGTCCGATGTCACGCTGAGCCAGGATGGGAGCACATTGTATGTCGCGAATGCAAATTCAGACACGGTTACGGTCATCAATACCCAAACCCTAGCGGTGCAGGAAACCATTTTGATGCGGCCCGACCCGTCATTGCCGTTTGGGAGCGCGAGCGATGCGGTCACACTGAGCCCCGACGGTACGATACTCTATGTTGCCAACGGCGGCAACAATGCCGTGGCCGTGGTGGAATTGCCGAACGGCCAGCACACGAACAGCATCATCCTCGGCTTTATCCCAACGGACTGGTATCCCGGGGCACTGGCGACGGACGGCACGAATCTTTTCATCGCGAATACCAAGGGCCAAGGCTCCGCGAACGGCACTGCGATCACGACGACGGGCACGGTTGACAAAATCCCTTTGCCAACACCCGAGGTGCTCGACAAATATACCGCCCAGGTCCAGGAGAATTCGCGCGTGCCTCAAATGCTGCAAACCCAGCTTGCGCCCGTGGCAGGCCAGGCACCGGTTCCAGTGCCAGTGCATACGGGCGAACCTTCGGTCTTTCAGCATGTCCTCTATGTCATCAAGGAAAATAAAACTTACGACCAGATGTTCGGCGATATTCCGCAGGGCAACGGCGCTTCTAATTTGTGCATCTACCCGCAAGTGACGACGCCCAATCACCACGCGCTGGCCACTCAATTCGTGTTGCTCGATAATTATTATTGCAACGGAGTTTATTCAACCGACGGTCATGCCTGGTGCACGGAGGCGAACGCGACGGATTATTTTGAAAAAGGCATCGGCGCGCTCAATCGCGCGGGGCAGATCGGCGCTGATCCGTTGATGTATTCTTCGAGTGGATTCATCTGGAACAATGTTTTGCAACATGGCTTGACCTTTCACAACCACGGCGTATTTGGCCAGGCCGGCATGTCACCGGCGAGTACGTGGCTGCAAGTATATTCGGATTATGCGAACCAGACGGGCTTGATAGGCTTTTATAACAGCATTGGAAACGCACCGGTGTTGCCGAAATACAGTTCGACCAATGTATCGGGATTTAATTTAAGCATCCCCGACCAGATTCGCGCGGACGGTTTTCTCCGGGAATTTAACACCGCGCAATCCAGCGGTGTCTGGCCCACGTTCAACATGCTTTATCTGCCGGATGATCACACCGCCGGGAGCACCGTTGGTTATCCCACGCCGCGCGCGCAACTTGCCGACAACGATCTCGCACTTGGCCGCGTGATCGAGGCGGTGACAAAAAGTATTTTTTGGACCAATACGGTGATCTTCGTTATCGAGGATGATGCGCAGGGCGGTTACGACCATGTGGATGGACATCGCTCGATCTGTCTCGTCATCAGCCCTTATACGAAGCGCGCGCAAACCGTGAGCACATTTTTTAATCAGACGGGGCTGATTCATACGATGGAACAGATCATGGGGCTGCCGCCAATGAATCAAATGGATGCGATGGGCCCATTGATGGGCGATTGTTTTATGGCCCAGCCGGATTACACGCCTTATACCGCATTGCCGAATCAAGTGGCGTTAAATGAAATGAATCCAGGAACACTGAGTTCGATGAGCCGGCAGGACTTGCATTGGGCGCGGTTGAGCGCCAAACAGGATTTCAGCAAAGCCGACGTGGCGAATGACGATGAACTCAATCGGATCATCTGGCATTCGGTCAAAGGGAACGCACGTTATCCGTCGGAATATGTCGGTCCGCACGGCAAAGGATTGAAAACCCTGGGTCTCATCGTGTCAAAAAATCATCACGACGATGATGACGACGATTGA
- a CDS encoding alkaline phosphatase family protein, whose translation MENNDWAQIINHPSDPYINSLLPGASYCSQYYNPPTMHPSEPNYLWLESGTNFGITTTGNPFRDHQSTTDHLTTYLNNAGITWRAYQEDISGTEVPLFDENNYAARHDPFTFFDDVTGTNNPNNAYGIAHIRPYTEFMGDLASNTVAQYNFITPNLCDDMHNNCAPLYNGQLQGDSWLSTEIPKITNSFAYKNNGAIFITWDEAGSADGPIGMIVLSPLAKGGGYVSTNHYTHSSTLRTMQEIFGVGPLLRDAANAQDLSDLFVQPQAITHYSSLGVRNFFHAPDGSVQFDVEGAIPGKTHVVQMSTDLVNWSNVCTNTPSTNSFYISDPSAIGASQRFYRVMQMP comes from the coding sequence ATGGAGAACAACGACTGGGCGCAAATCATCAACCACCCATCCGATCCGTATATCAATTCGCTGCTGCCAGGCGCTTCTTATTGCTCGCAATATTATAACCCGCCAACCATGCATCCGAGCGAACCGAATTATCTTTGGCTGGAGTCGGGAACCAACTTCGGCATCACCACAACCGGCAATCCATTTCGCGACCATCAAAGCACGACGGATCATCTCACCACCTATTTAAATAACGCAGGCATTACCTGGAGAGCGTATCAAGAGGACATCTCGGGCACCGAGGTTCCCCTTTTTGATGAGAACAATTATGCGGCCCGGCACGATCCCTTCACTTTTTTCGACGATGTGACCGGAACAAATAATCCCAACAACGCCTACGGCATCGCGCACATCCGGCCCTACACGGAATTCATGGGCGATCTCGCCAGCAATACCGTCGCGCAATATAATTTCATCACGCCAAACTTGTGTGACGACATGCACAATAATTGCGCGCCCCTTTATAACGGCCAGTTGCAAGGCGATAGCTGGCTCTCGACGGAAATCCCAAAAATCACGAATTCCTTTGCCTACAAAAATAACGGCGCGATCTTCATCACCTGGGACGAGGCCGGAAGCGCCGACGGTCCCATCGGCATGATCGTGCTTTCGCCACTGGCCAAAGGCGGCGGCTACGTCAGCACAAACCATTACACTCATAGCTCGACCTTGCGCACGATGCAGGAAATCTTCGGCGTGGGACCTTTGCTTCGCGACGCCGCCAATGCGCAAGACCTCAGTGATCTTTTTGTTCAGCCGCAAGCGATCACGCATTACAGCAGCCTCGGCGTGAGAAATTTTTTCCACGCACCGGATGGCTCCGTGCAATTCGACGTGGAGGGCGCGATCCCGGGGAAAACCCACGTCGTCCAGATGTCCACCGATCTTGTTAATTGGAGTAACGTCTGCACGAATACGCCTTCGACAAATAGTTTTTATATCAGTGACCCCAGCGCCATCGGCGCCAGCCAGCGATTCTATCGCGTGATGCAAATGCCTTGA
- a CDS encoding NADH-quinone oxidoreductase subunit N has translation MSYLELLGRVAPETIVAITALVVIAVDLIVMREEPMRNRFWVCAGFAIIGCVIAALWLSVLEAPRVSASTPQSLVGLMFMDDLITRLVKTALLTLTICSIILSLGAKFTEHVGEYLGLILFATVGMMLLVSSTDLLMIFISLELTSLSLYILTAFNKQNVKSSEAALKYFLFGGMSAAFTLFGLSLVYGLSGSTNLAQIAAALAPANGHPLDPLLIIAIVMTVIGFGFKIAAVPFHLWAPDAYEGAPTPSAALIASGSKLASFFIFAKVMMLAFAHAGGSGAWHQYASGWLPALAILAALSMILGNLAAIVQKNVKRLLAYSAIAQAGYALTGLLANDSQGMSSLIFYMITYGLTVVGAFAVVSVAEQGSEAQITSFAGLGRRAPLVSFCMMIFMLSLAGIPPLAGFFGKFYLFAAAIGGTSGLGLLWLVILAIAMSAVSLYYYLQILKQIYVVPAPNDAPKILVPISTQVILVLLAIGVVALGCAPNLLLGRLLVAMQASGM, from the coding sequence GTGAGCTATCTCGAACTGCTTGGCCGGGTCGCACCGGAAACCATCGTCGCCATTACGGCACTCGTCGTGATCGCGGTGGATCTCATCGTCATGCGTGAAGAACCGATGCGAAACCGCTTCTGGGTCTGCGCCGGTTTCGCCATCATCGGTTGCGTGATCGCCGCCTTGTGGCTGTCCGTCCTCGAAGCCCCGCGAGTTTCCGCCTCTACGCCGCAAAGCCTCGTCGGACTGATGTTCATGGACGACCTCATCACGCGGCTGGTCAAGACTGCGCTGCTCACTTTAACCATCTGCTCCATCATCCTTTCGCTCGGCGCAAAATTCACCGAGCACGTCGGCGAATATCTCGGCCTCATTCTGTTCGCCACCGTCGGCATGATGCTCCTCGTAAGCTCAACCGACCTGCTGATGATTTTCATCTCGCTCGAATTGACCAGTCTTTCGCTTTACATCCTCACCGCCTTCAACAAACAAAATGTCAAATCATCCGAAGCCGCGTTAAAATATTTCCTGTTCGGCGGAATGTCCGCTGCGTTCACGCTGTTCGGGCTAAGCCTCGTTTACGGACTCTCCGGTTCGACCAACCTTGCGCAAATCGCCGCGGCGCTCGCACCCGCCAACGGCCATCCTCTTGACCCTTTGCTCATCATCGCCATTGTGATGACTGTGATCGGTTTCGGTTTCAAAATCGCCGCCGTGCCATTCCACCTTTGGGCGCCCGATGCCTATGAAGGAGCGCCCACGCCCAGCGCGGCGCTGATCGCCTCTGGTTCCAAGCTTGCCAGCTTTTTTATCTTTGCCAAAGTGATGATGCTCGCCTTCGCGCACGCGGGCGGCAGCGGTGCATGGCATCAATACGCCTCCGGCTGGCTGCCTGCGCTCGCCATCCTCGCCGCGCTCTCGATGATTCTCGGCAACCTCGCCGCCATCGTGCAAAAAAATGTCAAACGCCTGCTCGCATATTCCGCCATCGCCCAGGCCGGTTATGCGCTAACCGGATTGCTCGCGAATGATTCGCAAGGGATGAGTTCGTTGATTTTTTACATGATCACTTACGGCCTGACCGTCGTCGGTGCCTTCGCGGTTGTCTCCGTCGCGGAGCAGGGGAGCGAAGCGCAAATCACCAGCTTTGCCGGCTTGGGACGCCGTGCGCCGCTCGTTTCCTTTTGCATGATGATCTTCATGCTCTCGCTGGCTGGCATTCCACCGCTCGCCGGGTTCTTTGGGAAATTTTATCTGTTCGCTGCGGCCATCGGGGGAACGTCCGGGCTCGGTTTATTGTGGCTGGTGATTCTGGCCATCGCCATGAGTGCCGTCTCGCTATATTACTATCTGCAAATTCTCAAACAGATTTACGTTGTGCCCGCTCCGAACGATGCCCCCAAAATACTCGTGCCCATTTCCACCCAGGTAATTTTAGTGCTGCTCGCCATCGGAGTCGTTGCGCTCGGCTGCGCGCCCAATCTTTTATTGGGCCGTCTGCTCGTGGCTATGCAAGCTTCCGGCATGTGA
- a CDS encoding shikimate dehydrogenase encodes MPKATEQPLNAATRYCAVLGHPIRHSASPAMQNAGINALGLNWRYLAHEVFPEELPVVIAGLKASHYIGLNLTVPHKLLAMKLVDVRDESAEKWGAVNTIVFEGLDLQGKWLPLRFFKDSVPSKIRSHGFNTDADAIGRSLREDLGVKLKGKRVMLLGAGGAGRTAALKLASEGVKELYIFNRTWAKGSLMAELVQQQFPEVKVILGYPNPDEMALDLLLNATSRGLKPGDGSPFDEQIFPLTRVRAVYDMIYRPAQTELLRAAKKAGCKTANGLGMLLYQGAKALELWTGKKAPVEIMRKALEKNIYAA; translated from the coding sequence GTGCCGAAAGCCACTGAACAGCCTCTGAACGCCGCGACGCGCTATTGCGCGGTGTTGGGCCATCCGATTCGACACTCCGCCTCGCCCGCGATGCAAAACGCCGGGATAAACGCGCTTGGTTTAAATTGGCGTTATCTTGCGCACGAAGTTTTTCCCGAAGAATTGCCGGTCGTCATCGCCGGGCTCAAGGCTTCGCATTACATCGGCCTCAACCTCACCGTCCCGCACAAATTACTCGCGATGAAACTGGTGGATGTCCGCGACGAATCCGCCGAAAAATGGGGCGCCGTTAATACGATTGTTTTTGAAGGGTTGGATCTCCAGGGAAAATGGCTGCCGTTGCGCTTTTTCAAAGACAGCGTTCCGAGTAAGATTCGTTCCCACGGTTTTAATACCGACGCCGATGCCATCGGCCGTTCTTTGCGCGAAGACCTCGGCGTAAAATTAAAAGGCAAACGCGTGATGCTTTTGGGCGCAGGCGGAGCCGGTCGCACCGCCGCGCTTAAACTGGCTTCCGAAGGCGTGAAGGAATTGTATATTTTCAATCGTACTTGGGCAAAGGGCAGTCTTATGGCGGAGTTGGTCCAACAACAATTTCCCGAGGTAAAAGTCATACTCGGCTATCCCAATCCCGATGAAATGGCACTTGACCTGCTGTTAAACGCGACGTCTCGCGGGCTGAAACCAGGTGATGGTTCGCCATTTGATGAGCAGATTTTTCCGCTGACGCGAGTGAGAGCAGTTTACGATATGATTTATCGTCCAGCACAAACGGAATTGTTGCGGGCGGCAAAAAAGGCCGGTTGCAAAACCGCGAACGGCCTGGGCATGTTATTGTACCAGGGCGCGAAGGCCCTGGAATTGTGGACCGGAAAAAAAGCGCCCGTGGAGATCATGCGCAAAGCTTTGGAAAAAAATATCTATGCGGCTTGA
- the aroC gene encoding chorismate synthase, translated as MANSFGQLFRITTWGESHGGGVGVVVDGCPPRLKLTEADIQPDLDRRRPGQSKIVTPRKEADTVQILSGTFEGRTLGTPISMWVKNEDARPEAYSEMASKFRPSHADYTYFAKYGVRNWQGGGRSSARETIGRVAAGAIAKKILRERFGVEVLAYVKQVQRLVAEVHPDTVKMRDIEANIVRCPDAAMAEKMIRLIEKMRCAGDSVGGIVEGVARGVPPGWGEPVFDRLEADLGKAMLSLPASKGFDVGSGFGGILLTGTQHNDLFRMKGGRVHTLTNRSGGVQGGISNGEPIYFRVAFKPVATVMHEQDTVDEKFQNTKLKGRGRHDPCVLPRAVPMVEAMTALVLVDHALRHKAQCVD; from the coding sequence ATGGCAAACTCGTTTGGTCAGCTTTTTCGCATCACGACCTGGGGCGAATCCCACGGCGGTGGAGTGGGCGTGGTGGTGGATGGCTGTCCTCCGCGGCTCAAGCTCACCGAGGCGGACATCCAGCCGGATCTGGATCGCCGCCGCCCCGGGCAATCGAAGATCGTCACGCCGCGCAAGGAAGCGGACACCGTGCAAATTTTATCCGGCACATTTGAGGGACGAACCCTCGGCACGCCCATCAGCATGTGGGTGAAAAATGAAGATGCGCGTCCCGAGGCTTACTCGGAGATGGCGTCAAAATTTCGGCCATCGCACGCGGATTATACTTACTTTGCGAAATATGGCGTTCGCAACTGGCAGGGTGGCGGCCGTTCCAGCGCGCGCGAAACGATTGGGCGGGTCGCCGCCGGCGCGATCGCCAAAAAAATTCTCCGCGAGCGTTTTGGCGTTGAAGTCCTCGCCTATGTGAAACAGGTCCAGCGATTGGTAGCCGAAGTGCATCCCGACACCGTCAAGATGCGAGACATCGAGGCGAATATCGTGCGCTGCCCGGATGCGGCGATGGCGGAAAAGATGATCCGCCTGATCGAAAAAATGCGGTGCGCGGGCGACAGCGTCGGGGGCATTGTGGAGGGCGTGGCGCGCGGCGTTCCCCCCGGCTGGGGCGAACCGGTTTTTGACCGGCTCGAAGCGGATTTGGGCAAGGCGATGTTGAGCTTGCCGGCGTCCAAGGGTTTTGATGTGGGCTCGGGTTTCGGCGGAATACTTTTGACCGGCACGCAGCATAACGATCTTTTCCGCATGAAGGGTGGCAGAGTTCATACGCTCACAAATCGTTCCGGCGGCGTGCAAGGCGGCATCTCGAATGGTGAGCCGATTTATTTTCGCGTCGCTTTCAAACCGGTCGCGACGGTCATGCATGAGCAGGACACCGTGGACGAAAAATTTCAGAATACAAAGTTGAAGGGGCGTGGACGCCATGATCCCTGCGTGCTGCCGCGCGCGGTGCCGATGGTCGAGGCGATGACTGCTCTCGTGTTGGTGGACCATGCCCTGCGTCACAAAGCGCAGTGCGTGGACTGA